The Candidatus Woesearchaeota archaeon DNA window TTACAAATTGGTTCTTGCTGCCACCAGCTTAGAACAGTTCAAGGAAAGAAGGGAATTGGCTATTGAAACAGCCAACAAAGGGCTTGAAGGCGTATTGTACTGGCCTGTTTTCGATAATGTTGTTGAAGGTGAAATGCCAAAAAATCTTAATGCGTATTGGGCTTCGCCTCTTGCTCAATCAGAAGACTTAAAAAAACTACTTGGTGAAGTAGTTCAGGCTCAAAATGAAGGCATCCAAGTGATGGTTGATATTGAATGGCCTCTTTTGAAAAGAAGGTGGTATTTTGATATAGATAATTTGGTTTATTTGTACAAAAAATCAATTCTTGAAGCGATAGTCAGGCATCCTAATGTTTCAACATTTGAATCTGCGAATTACCCCGATCCTATAATGGAATTTTTAGGCATGGGTTTCAACCCAGTAAAACACAAAAATAAAGAAAGAATAAAAATGCTTTACAAGTTTGCTGTGCCGCTTGCCCGCCTGAATAATCCTGAAGTCAAGAGGCGCATTATCAAAGAGGGCGTTGAAAAATTCGGGGATAAATTTGCAGTAGCGCTTGGCTGCCTTGCTCTAGGAGTGTTCAACAATGAGCCCATAATAAGCCCTGCTGAGCTTAGAGAAGAAATCAAAATCACCATTATGTGTGGTGTTGAAAGAATATACATATTCCGCCTTGGCGGGATGAATGAGAAATATGCTGATGCTATTAAGCATGGTTTGAATTTCTATAGCAATTTAAGCTGGTCATGATTAACATGTATATGAAGTGTTACAAAAAATGTATCACTTTTCAATAAAAGTGTTACAAAAAATGTATCACTTTAGAAAGGTTTAAATACTAGCAGTTCTATCAAAGAGCCATGAAACCGGAAACTCTGTACTATGTACTATTCGAACAGCAAAAGGAATTTCAAGAAGAAAATGAATTTGTAAACAGAGAACTAATAAAAAAAGTATTGTCCTTTACACAATTAAAACTCCCCATTATAATAACGGGAGTTAGAAGAACAGGCAAATCTACTTTATTAAAACTTATTAAAAAAGAACTTCAGCTAAGAGAAAAAGATTGCCTTTATATTAATTTTAATGATGAAAGGCTGATTGATTTTTCTATTGAAAATTTCCAAAATGTTCTGGATTTTTTGAATGAACAGGGCTATAAAGAAAGCTGTTTTTTGTTTATCGATGAAATTCAGGAAGTCGATAAATGGGAAAAATGGATTGATAGAATAAAAGAGAAGCACCCCATTTTAATAACAGGCTCAAATTCAAAATTGCTGAGCAAAGAAATTTCAACAATTTTAACAGGAAGGTCAATAAATATTAGCTTGTATCCATTCAGCTTTAAGGAATTTCTGGATTCTCAGAATATGAGCCTAGAAAAATGGCAACTCGATTTAAAACTTCAATCTGTATTAAGAACTAGGTTTTCAGAATTTTTGAATTCCGGGGGAATCCCAAAGGTTGTTGTGGACAACGATAAAAGGCTTTTGCAGGAGATTTACGAAAATATACTGTATAGGGATATTGTAAAAAGATTTAATAAGAACCTTGAAAAACCAATTAAAGAAGTATCTGTTTATCTCTTATCGAATATCTCCAAAGAATTAAGCGTAAGATCGCTGTCTAAGATAATTGGAATAAAGAACCTTTCTACTGTTAAATCTATTTTAGATACATTTGAAAAGGCTTTCTTATTCTTTTTTATAAATAAATTTGATTTTTCAATAAGAAAACAAATACAAAACCCAAGAAAAACCTATTGCATAGACAATGGGTTTGTAACCAATATAGGGTTTAGATCATCTGAAAATAAGGGGAGGCTTCTTGAGAATCTTGTTTTTGTAGAATTAAAAAGAAAGAATAAAGAAATTTATTATTTTTCGGATAAGGGAGAATGCGATTTTGTAGTTAAAGAAGGGCTAAAAATTAAGAAAGCCATCCAGGTGTGTTATGACTTAAATGAAGAGAATAAAGATAGAGAACTAAATGGGCTAGTAGAAGCCTTAAAGAAGTTTAGCTTAAAAGAAGGATTAATTTTGACATATGACCAAGAAGACGAACTTAAAATTGAAGGAAAAAAGATAAAGCTTTTGCCTGTTTGGAAATGGCTGCTGATATGAAAATATAAAAGAAAAACTATTTTATTTCAACGCTGTCAAAACATCAACTTCATCATCCACCAACACAGTATGCTCTGCCTGAGATACAATGCCGTGAGCCTTGTCAGGCAATGGCGGGAATTCTTTAAGGATCTCAAGATTTTTCAATTCCCTTAATGCAAAGCTGATCTGCGGCATTGAAAACTTCTTTGCAAGCCATCTGGTGCAGAATGGCAGGTTTTTGTAATTTGAAATTTCCTGCAATACTTTCCTTGTTATAGGATTTCTTACCGGCTTTACATCTACCAGCATGAATATATTTGCATTAGAGCTTTCATAAATAACACCTGCTCCGTTTGTTGCAAACGGCTCGATTGCAATTACGGTTCCTTTCTCAAGCTTTGTTCTATCTCCTGTATCGAAATTCGGTATTGTTGGCTTTGTATGAATATCATACAAGTCAAGTCCATGGCCGGATAAATTTGTTATCGGAGAAAAGCCATGTTTTGTTATTGCAGCATGTATCGCTTTTCCAATCTCGCCTAATGCAATTCCTGGCTTTATTATTTTTATTGCCTCTTGAAGCGCCTCTTCTGATGCTTTTACAAGATCCGCATATTTTCCGGAAAGATCAACTGTGCATGCTGTGTCGCCGATTGCGCCATTAACATGAACGCCTACATCCAAGCTTACTGACTGATCTGTAAATTTAATATCTTCGCCAGGGTCAACTGTAAAATGCGCAGCAACATCATTAAGGCTCATCTGAACAGGAAAAGCGCACTCCCCTCCCAATTCATTTATTTTAGCCTCTATCTTTTCAGTCACATCAAAGTAAGAAGCGCCTGTTTTGATCAATGACTTTCCGTAAGCCAAAGCTTCAGCAGCTATTCTTCCAGCCTTTCTCCAGTCTTCGATATTTTGCATAAAGATGGATAAACTGATTTATATATAAAGATTAGTATTTGTTATTCAGATATGCCTCATAGAACTGATTATTCAAAATATTTTCTTAAAACTTGGCCCATATCGATCTTGCCTTTAATGAATTCTGATTTAGATAAATAGTCTGTAGCTCCTAATTTTAATGCTTCTTCTTTTATATCATCAGTGCTGAATATGATAATGGGTGTTTGTGTATCAAATTCCCTTATTATTTTCAAAGCTTCAAGACCGCTCATTTCCCCCATAGTATGGTCTAGCATGATCAAAGAATATGCGCCGTTACATCTGGCTTTTTCTACTGCCTTTTTTCCATTTTCAACTTGTTCAACTTCAACATCAGATATTAGGGCAGTAATAATGCGCGATATTGAATGTCTAAAGTCCTCAATGTCATCCGCCAATATCATTCTTTTTGTCATTTTGTAATTGTACCTCTGACCAAAGTGGTGCTGCCTAAAGAATAATCATTAAAAAATTTCTGGTCTTTTACAATAATGCCATGACTTTCCAATAAAGCAGGCAAGTTTAGATCTCTGAAATTCCACCAGAATTTAATCCAAGGCTCAACCACATATTCGTGTATCTTTCTTTTAACTGCGTATTCTTTTGGTGTTTCTGACATTTCTGCGAATACTATTTCTCCATTTGGCTTTCCTACTCGCTTGATCTCTTCTAAAGCTAAGTCTATATTTTGAATGCCGCCTAAGCCGTAAGCAGAAATTACACAATCAAAGTAGCTAGAATCAAATGGCAAGTTTAAAATATCAGCGCACATAAGCTGAATTCTATTCTCTAATCCTTCTCTTTGGACTTTTATTTTTGCTTGCTCTAGCATTTTTTCTGAGTAATCAACGCCGATT harbors:
- a CDS encoding type II methionyl aminopeptidase gives rise to the protein MQNIEDWRKAGRIAAEALAYGKSLIKTGASYFDVTEKIEAKINELGGECAFPVQMSLNDVAAHFTVDPGEDIKFTDQSVSLDVGVHVNGAIGDTACTVDLSGKYADLVKASEEALQEAIKIIKPGIALGEIGKAIHAAITKHGFSPITNLSGHGLDLYDIHTKPTIPNFDTGDRTKLEKGTVIAIEPFATNGAGVIYESSNANIFMLVDVKPVRNPITRKVLQEISNYKNLPFCTRWLAKKFSMPQISFALRELKNLEILKEFPPLPDKAHGIVSQAEHTVLVDDEVDVLTALK
- a CDS encoding ATP-binding protein, translated to MKPETLYYVLFEQQKEFQEENEFVNRELIKKVLSFTQLKLPIIITGVRRTGKSTLLKLIKKELQLREKDCLYINFNDERLIDFSIENFQNVLDFLNEQGYKESCFLFIDEIQEVDKWEKWIDRIKEKHPILITGSNSKLLSKEISTILTGRSINISLYPFSFKEFLDSQNMSLEKWQLDLKLQSVLRTRFSEFLNSGGIPKVVVDNDKRLLQEIYENILYRDIVKRFNKNLEKPIKEVSVYLLSNISKELSVRSLSKIIGIKNLSTVKSILDTFEKAFLFFFINKFDFSIRKQIQNPRKTYCIDNGFVTNIGFRSSENKGRLLENLVFVELKRKNKEIYYFSDKGECDFVVKEGLKIKKAIQVCYDLNEENKDRELNGLVEALKKFSLKEGLILTYDQEDELKIEGKKIKLLPVWKWLLI
- a CDS encoding class I SAM-dependent methyltransferase, yielding MKIGTKRLYDKRAPIYDLTHHLQTLWADDRHRAEVVNSINPPEKGVILDVATGTALTAIKAAIKYTDSSIIGVDYSEKMLEQAKIKVQREGLENRIQLMCADILNLPFDSSYFDCVISAYGLGGIQNIDLALEEIKRVGKPNGEIVFAEMSETPKEYAVKRKIHEYVVEPWIKFWWNFRDLNLPALLESHGIIVKDQKFFNDYSLGSTTLVRGTITK
- a CDS encoding response regulator, with the translated sequence MTKRMILADDIEDFRHSISRIITALISDVEVEQVENGKKAVEKARCNGAYSLIMLDHTMGEMSGLEALKIIREFDTQTPIIIFSTDDIKEEALKLGATDYLSKSEFIKGKIDMGQVLRKYFE